The Candidatus Schekmanbacteria bacterium genome segment GGAAAGATGCGAATTTGCTGTTTATGAAAATGCCAAGAAAAGCCAAAAGCAGACTTGACCCCTTTTTTAAAGAATTTCATAGGGGAAATAATGGGTTTTGATATATTTTTTGATAATTTCTTTCAAAATTCTTCGTGTGGGAGGAAAGACCATTAAAAAACCGAGGATATCCGTTACAAATCCGGGAGTAAGAAGAAGAGCCCCAGCTATAAAAATTAGCAGTCCATCCAATAATTCTTCAGCAGGGAAAATACCATTAGAGATATTTTCCTGAATTCGATATAAGACATTAAGTCCTTCAAGTTTCACTAAATATGCGCCTGCAATAGCAGTAATAATAACAATTGCAATGGTGTTGAAAACACCAAATATTGTGCCTGCTTTGATAAGGATTGCAAGCTCGATTATTGGAACAATCGTAAAGAGTAAAAACAGCTTGAAAAACATT includes the following:
- a CDS encoding FxsA family protein translates to MFFKLFLLFTIVPIIELAILIKAGTIFGVFNTIAIVIITAIAGAYLVKLEGLNVLYRIQENISNGIFPAEELLDGLLIFIAGALLLTPGFVTDILGFLMVFPPTRRILKEIIKKYIKTHYFPYEIL